In the Paenibacillus sp. FSL H7-0357 genome, one interval contains:
- a CDS encoding type IA DNA topoisomerase — MKTLIIAEKPDMGRNIAAAIEPKAKNYRSYLEGEQYIITWAIGHLIGLAEPEAYDDKYKKWNINDLPIIPEQFKLVPNARTIDQLKVIGELAKRSDLLVNSCDAGREGQHIFSLIQRHLKLNQPVKRLWISDLTPETIRKGFQELRDGSEYENLTKAARARSEADWLIGMNGSRAFTTKHNVLLSVGRVQTPVLALIYDRQKTIEAFSSLKFFEVEGHFAQNEMTYKGMWQGERLTDGAKAEALAAKVKGKPGRIASYEVKETKEYPNKLYDLTLLQREANGKHAFSAKKTLDIAQALYEKHKVISYPRTNSNYVTEQNIPEMHKTLSALQGTSYDEWVKGANRNLVHKGNKFICNPSKVEDHHAILPTNRKASGLSTDEAKLYDLIVRRFLSQFYPAAEYKVHTVLTEVENENFKTTVKELLSLGWKVIYGDQKKDKAKPSKGKGKEEEEEEEIEVNEPFSVVPADEVLCSNAIVKEKDTQPPKHYTEGTLLKAMESAGKQIEDEELRDAMKDSGLGTPATRAATIERLKNVGYVEMQGKKIAITQKGRTAIELIRGAGVELLTSPEMTGQWERRLNEIARGTAADGQFMENVKRFASMIVDKVRVQSRAAKTSFEGETPSLKGGAKGRSGAGAARKPAGKPAEAKPRKAPGESGAEAAGKAAAAKGDDGPKIIGKCPRPGCGGTIFMGRKGYGCSHYKEGCKFVIWKENHGRTLSDAQVKALIEKGKTGKLKLAGEDGSPQEGKLVLSDVSTGQLTVE, encoded by the coding sequence TTGAAGACACTTATTATTGCGGAGAAACCGGATATGGGGCGGAATATCGCCGCCGCAATAGAACCAAAGGCCAAAAATTACCGTTCCTATCTGGAAGGGGAGCAGTACATCATCACATGGGCGATTGGACATCTTATCGGGTTGGCCGAGCCTGAAGCCTATGACGACAAATATAAAAAATGGAATATCAATGATTTGCCGATCATCCCCGAGCAGTTCAAGCTGGTACCCAATGCGCGTACCATTGACCAGCTGAAAGTTATTGGTGAACTGGCCAAACGCAGCGACCTATTGGTCAATTCCTGCGACGCCGGGCGGGAGGGACAGCATATTTTTTCGCTGATACAGCGGCATCTGAAGCTGAATCAGCCGGTGAAACGGCTGTGGATTTCCGATTTGACTCCGGAGACGATCCGTAAAGGGTTCCAGGAGCTGCGGGACGGTTCAGAGTACGAAAACCTGACCAAAGCCGCCAGAGCACGCAGTGAAGCGGATTGGCTGATTGGCATGAACGGCTCCCGGGCGTTTACGACCAAACATAATGTGCTGCTGTCTGTCGGGCGGGTGCAGACTCCAGTACTTGCGCTGATCTATGACCGCCAGAAGACGATAGAAGCTTTTTCATCGCTTAAGTTTTTTGAAGTGGAGGGACATTTCGCTCAGAACGAGATGACCTACAAAGGGATGTGGCAAGGGGAACGCCTGACGGATGGAGCCAAAGCTGAAGCCTTGGCCGCCAAGGTCAAGGGCAAGCCGGGCAGGATAGCTTCTTATGAGGTCAAAGAGACGAAAGAGTATCCGAATAAGTTATATGATTTGACGCTGCTGCAGCGCGAGGCGAACGGTAAGCATGCTTTTTCCGCCAAAAAAACGCTCGATATTGCTCAGGCATTATATGAAAAGCATAAGGTGATCTCCTATCCCCGGACCAACTCCAACTATGTGACCGAGCAGAACATCCCGGAGATGCACAAGACGCTTTCCGCCCTGCAAGGAACATCGTACGACGAATGGGTCAAAGGCGCCAACCGGAATCTGGTCCATAAAGGCAATAAGTTTATCTGCAATCCCTCGAAGGTTGAAGATCACCATGCCATTCTGCCGACTAACCGCAAAGCATCGGGACTTAGCACGGATGAGGCCAAGCTGTACGACTTGATTGTGCGCCGCTTCCTCTCGCAATTTTATCCGGCTGCTGAATATAAGGTTCATACCGTACTTACCGAGGTGGAGAACGAAAATTTCAAAACTACGGTCAAGGAGCTGCTGTCCCTCGGCTGGAAAGTGATTTACGGCGATCAGAAGAAGGACAAGGCCAAGCCGTCCAAGGGCAAAGGCAAGGAAGAGGAAGAGGAAGAAGAAATTGAAGTGAATGAACCGTTCTCAGTGGTTCCTGCCGATGAGGTGCTGTGCAGTAATGCGATCGTCAAAGAGAAGGACACCCAGCCGCCTAAGCACTACACGGAGGGCACGCTGCTGAAAGCGATGGAAAGTGCGGGCAAGCAGATCGAGGATGAGGAGCTGCGCGACGCGATGAAGGACTCCGGCCTTGGCACACCAGCTACCCGCGCGGCGACGATTGAACGGCTTAAGAACGTGGGTTATGTGGAAATGCAGGGCAAAAAAATCGCCATCACGCAAAAGGGCAGGACTGCCATTGAGCTTATTCGTGGTGCAGGCGTCGAACTGCTGACGTCACCGGAAATGACCGGCCAGTGGGAGCGGCGGTTGAATGAAATCGCCAGAGGCACGGCGGCGGACGGGCAGTTTATGGAGAACGTCAAACGCTTCGCCTCGATGATTGTGGACAAAGTCCGGGTACAGTCCCGGGCAGCCAAAACCTCCTTTGAAGGGGAGACGCCATCCTTGAAAGGCGGAGCCAAAGGACGAAGCGGCGCCGGTGCGGCACGCAAGCCGGCAGGTAAACCGGCTGAGGCGAAGCCCCGCAAAGCGCCTGGAGAGTCAGGAGCGGAAGCTGCCGGAAAAGCGGCTGCGGCCAAAGGGGATGACGGACCAAAAATCATCGGGAAGTGTCCGCGGCCCGGCTGCGGTGGAACGATTTTTATGGGCCGCAAAGGGTATGGCTGTTCCCATTACAAGGAAGGCTGTAAATTTGTCATCTGGAAGGAAAATCACGGCCGCACCCTTAGTGATGCCCAGGTCAAGGCGTTGATTGAGAAAGGCAAAACAGGCAAGCTGAAGCTTGCCGGTGAGGACGGCTCGCCGCAGGAGGGCAAGCTGGTACTCTCGGATGTGAGTACAGGTCAACTGACTGTAGAATAA
- a CDS encoding discoidin domain-containing protein, whose amino-acid sequence MKKKLGLLFMFFVILFSSFNFSINTSLAEERYSENLIPVMTSSTPQSGSVKSSEQWDGGTSNWKAFDGILHYSTAAGVYTAWGTTKTTGWLSYEFPNPRTISKYVIGYGGFVGTSEFGSQPKNWTFEGSNDGVNWVILDSQNNVTTWVKNTPKSYRFENNTAYKFYRINISANNGSTNNSVNLTIHELQMMEKIIEVPNSPTNLAATAGNAKVDLAWTSVSGATSYTVKRSLVSGGPYISIATNVTDITYVDNTVVNGTTYYYVVAALKADSESANSNEASATPQKITKPDPEPSGDRAILAVTLTNGSEKEYDLSFEEVTAFLNWYDAKDAGTGPAKYAINKHDNNKGPFTSRKDYVIFDKILTFQVSEYTAAE is encoded by the coding sequence TTGAAAAAGAAGCTTGGTCTATTATTTATGTTTTTCGTAATTTTATTTTCATCTTTTAATTTCTCAATTAATACATCACTAGCAGAAGAGCGTTATTCAGAGAATCTTATTCCTGTAATGACATCTTCAACTCCTCAATCAGGGAGCGTAAAGTCTAGTGAACAATGGGATGGTGGAACTTCTAATTGGAAAGCTTTTGATGGAATTTTGCACTACTCTACAGCTGCAGGCGTTTATACCGCTTGGGGAACTACCAAAACCACTGGATGGTTATCATATGAATTTCCAAATCCAAGAACAATATCAAAATATGTAATAGGATATGGTGGATTCGTTGGAACTTCAGAATTTGGATCACAACCTAAAAATTGGACCTTTGAGGGATCTAATGATGGTGTCAATTGGGTAATACTAGACAGTCAAAACAATGTCACTACCTGGGTTAAAAACACACCTAAATCTTATAGGTTTGAAAATAATACAGCTTATAAATTCTATCGTATCAATATATCTGCAAATAATGGCTCTACGAATAATTCAGTAAATTTAACAATTCACGAACTTCAAATGATGGAAAAAATAATTGAAGTTCCTAATTCTCCGACCAATCTCGCTGCTACCGCTGGTAATGCAAAAGTTGATCTTGCATGGACTTCAGTATCAGGCGCTACTTCTTACACTGTAAAACGTTCCTTGGTTTCTGGAGGTCCCTACATCTCAATAGCTACTAATGTTACAGATATAACTTATGTTGATAATACAGTTGTTAATGGAACGACCTATTATTATGTAGTAGCAGCCTTAAAAGCAGACAGTGAGAGCGCGAATTCGAATGAAGCATCAGCCACCCCTCAAAAGATTACTAAGCCTGATCCAGAACCCTCAGGAGATCGAGCTATTCTTGCTGTCACTTTAACAAATGGCTCTGAGAAAGAATATGACCTTTCATTTGAAGAAGTTACGGCCTTCCTGAACTGGTATGATGCAAAGGATGCTGGAACGGGACCGGCCAAATATGCAATTAATAAACACGACAACAACAAAGGCCCATTCACCAGCCGAAAGGATTACGTGATATTTGATAAAATTTTGACCTTTCAAGTAAGTGAGTACACAGCAGCAGAATAA
- a CDS encoding IS3 family transposase, with product MNHKKVLSAVKDLFNNKIVAYHMSQRNDNPLVLLTFEKAFHKTKDVTGLIFHRDEGFQYTSHAYHDMLPKVGAQISMSRRGNCYDNASMESFFSHLKTEGLYPYDIRNLDEVQRRIEAYIQFYNQHRPQRRLNKLPPVEYRKQLIA from the coding sequence AAGACTTGTTTAACAATAAAATTGTAGCCTACCACATGAGTCAGAGAAATGACAATCCACTGGTTCTACTGACCTTTGAGAAAGCCTTTCACAAGACAAAAGACGTGACCGGACTGATCTTTCACAGAGACGAGGGATTCCAATACACGTCTCATGCATACCACGACATGCTGCCAAAGGTTGGCGCCCAAATCAGCATGTCTCGCCGAGGAAATTGTTATGACAATGCCTCCATGGAGAGCTTCTTCTCGCATCTCAAAACGGAAGGGCTCTACCCTTATGACATCCGAAATTTGGACGAGGTACAAAGGCGAATTGAAGCCTATATTCAATTTTACAACCAACATCGACCGCAACGAAGACTAAATAAGCTGCCTCCGGTAGAGTACCGGAAGCAGCTTATAGCCTAG